In Thermodesulfobacteriota bacterium, the following proteins share a genomic window:
- a CDS encoding LysM peptidoglycan-binding domain-containing protein, which translates to MKKLLVSVLVASGLTLTGVSSFALEDQPQGAETEQQQMEQPTTNQEATKPTEIKGEVTNVKEDTVEVKDESGMTHSFNTTALENADELKASPLEPGDMVKVEIENGVATSIERIEGDDQASSESLFKDEGDISAEGAATEEEPIGADSAEPGMKEDAGSAEVTSETESQKPLAEAEQGAQVAGEGEYVVKEGDTLAEIAEEHLGSQDKWIIIARANDLENPDSIHVGQRLTIPSESEIRSEEFDQEQGLEQAPEEMRKDEPTKDDSGSPLGDY; encoded by the coding sequence ATGAAAAAATTGCTTGTATCTGTATTAGTGGCATCGGGGCTTACCCTTACCGGAGTGAGTTCCTTTGCCTTGGAAGACCAGCCTCAGGGCGCCGAGACTGAACAACAACAGATGGAGCAGCCCACTACTAACCAGGAGGCTACTAAGCCCACCGAGATCAAGGGCGAAGTGACGAATGTCAAAGAAGATACTGTAGAGGTCAAAGACGAATCAGGCATGACCCATTCGTTCAACACCACTGCATTGGAAAACGCGGACGAACTCAAGGCCAGCCCACTTGAGCCCGGCGACATGGTCAAAGTGGAAATAGAGAACGGAGTGGCCACCTCCATCGAGAGGATCGAGGGAGACGACCAAGCCTCTTCCGAAAGTCTTTTCAAAGATGAAGGCGACATTTCTGCAGAGGGCGCGGCAACGGAAGAGGAGCCCATTGGTGCCGATAGCGCAGAGCCGGGCATGAAAGAAGATGCCGGTTCAGCCGAGGTTACTTCCGAGACTGAAAGCCAGAAACCATTGGCTGAAGCCGAACAGGGGGCTCAGGTAGCAGGAGAAGGGGAATATGTAGTGAAAGAGGGTGATACCCTGGCAGAGATTGCCGAGGAGCATCTTGGCTCTCAGGATAAATGGATTATCATAGCCAGGGCCAATGACCTTGAGAATCCCGATTCAATCCACGTTGGACAGCGTTTGACCATCCCATCGGAGTCGGAAATCCGGTCCGAGGAATTTGATCAAGAACAAGGTCTGGAGCAAGCACCGGAAGAAATGCGAAAGGACGAGCCGACAAAGGATGATTCCGGAAGCCCACTCGGAGACTACTAA